The following proteins are encoded in a genomic region of Sulfurimonas sp. HSL3-7:
- a CDS encoding DEAD/DEAH box helicase, whose protein sequence is MILFRISDVMRIASQSDFNAGMEYYRQGRSAVKSFEMVDEGHMVITATTKGSHNYVQSISVMVYGNEVRLNGRCSCGGDENCKHVVSAALTFMNENTLVREGRAVQKSEGQKWLERLEKSLEPEPVKKSILIYRISPTQERGKLQLVFYRARLLKEGGYGKQKRIEFHQLRSSFMQRDFLTDNDREILELFGALESKVKRNAQIEGELGGLLLEKMVKSGNCYWHGNRNRALKWGEPLSASLLYKAEGKEHYRLALDLGKQYEPLITLPLSYVDTKEHIAGRLKLDGFDARQLGLLLQAPLLTKEEVNAFALKAIETLPSLPLPDTLAVTEIKTDPKAKLTLFASEGKHCLKLRFLYDAYELEGGRAQTTKVLKEGDTYLKIIRDNAFEKRCEDTLQTMGFVADESGENDTFMPEGNGHDAIEIWRAFVQHYLPDLKEDRYVIEVDNSFLFRFEKGGEVKLDIEPNKNWFDVEMSVDFEGEKLNLLSVVSALLEQQTDIDSLPETLSFEVAENHFITLDSAQFRPVLKTLLALYKGERVERLEISSCDLHLLPKGPSVKLGGSAKERVKRVRKELESFDGIEKLEHASGLQATLRGYQQEGLNWLGFLERFGFGGILADDMGLGKTLQTLAFLQRLKEQGRLDLPVLIVAPTSLLGNWKNEAKKFTPDLRVELHHGLKRNKNIHLDCQSDIVITTYALLSRDLALFEQMRFGYFILDEAQNVKNLKSKVHSAARKITAKNLLALTGTPMENHLGELWSIFDVVMPGFLGDYSTFKQFYQTPIEQEHSLERQEILRDKTAPFMLRRTKEKVATELPPKTVMTRSVTFEGPQAKLYEGIRIAMEKKVREVIAEQGLGRSHITILDALLKLRQVCCDPRLVPLEEAKKVHASAKLEMLLELVEELLEEGRRILIFSQFTSMLSIIEEALLQRSVPLAKLTGSTQNREKVIEHFTGGEAVVFLISLKAGGVGLNLTEADTVIHYDPWWNPAAEEQATDRAYRIGQEKPVFVYKLIIEDSVEEKILALQEQKKQLANSLFSEKKEGVSALDAESLLELFS, encoded by the coding sequence TTGATCCTTTTTCGTATCTCTGATGTCATGCGCATCGCTTCACAGAGCGACTTTAACGCCGGGATGGAGTACTACCGCCAGGGTCGAAGTGCCGTCAAGTCTTTTGAAATGGTCGACGAAGGGCATATGGTCATAACGGCTACGACCAAAGGGAGCCACAACTACGTCCAGTCCATCAGCGTGATGGTCTACGGCAATGAGGTGCGCTTGAACGGACGCTGTTCCTGCGGCGGCGATGAGAACTGCAAACATGTCGTCTCGGCGGCGCTTACCTTCATGAACGAAAATACACTTGTCAGAGAAGGAAGGGCGGTGCAGAAAAGTGAGGGCCAGAAGTGGCTTGAGCGTCTGGAAAAGTCCCTCGAACCCGAACCGGTCAAAAAATCCATCCTGATCTACCGCATTTCGCCGACACAGGAGAGGGGAAAGCTGCAGCTGGTCTTCTACCGGGCACGCCTGCTCAAAGAGGGCGGCTACGGCAAACAGAAGCGTATCGAGTTTCATCAGCTGCGTTCGAGCTTTATGCAGCGCGACTTTCTCACCGACAACGACCGTGAGATCCTTGAACTTTTCGGGGCGCTGGAGTCGAAAGTGAAGCGCAATGCGCAGATCGAGGGCGAACTCGGCGGTCTGCTGCTGGAGAAGATGGTCAAAAGCGGCAACTGTTACTGGCACGGCAACCGTAACCGTGCCTTGAAGTGGGGTGAGCCGCTCTCGGCCTCGCTGCTCTACAAAGCGGAGGGCAAAGAGCACTATCGCCTCGCTCTCGATCTTGGGAAACAGTATGAACCTCTTATTACCCTGCCGCTGTCGTATGTGGATACCAAAGAGCACATCGCCGGCCGATTGAAACTGGATGGGTTCGATGCCCGACAGCTCGGTCTGCTCCTTCAGGCACCTTTGCTGACAAAAGAGGAGGTCAACGCCTTTGCACTCAAGGCCATCGAGACGCTGCCATCGTTGCCGCTGCCTGATACCCTGGCGGTTACCGAAATAAAAACAGACCCGAAAGCGAAACTGACACTCTTCGCCTCTGAAGGGAAACACTGTTTGAAACTGCGTTTTCTCTATGATGCCTATGAACTTGAAGGCGGCCGTGCACAAACGACAAAGGTACTGAAAGAGGGTGATACATACCTGAAGATCATCCGCGACAATGCCTTTGAAAAGAGGTGTGAAGACACACTGCAAACGATGGGCTTTGTGGCGGATGAGAGCGGCGAAAACGACACGTTTATGCCGGAGGGAAACGGACACGATGCTATCGAAATCTGGCGTGCATTCGTTCAGCACTATCTGCCGGATTTGAAAGAGGATCGGTACGTAATAGAGGTCGATAACAGCTTCCTTTTCCGATTTGAAAAAGGGGGTGAGGTTAAGCTCGATATCGAACCGAATAAAAACTGGTTCGACGTGGAGATGTCGGTCGATTTCGAAGGGGAAAAACTGAATCTTCTCTCTGTCGTCAGTGCGCTGCTGGAGCAGCAGACCGACATCGACAGTCTGCCCGAGACCCTCTCCTTTGAAGTGGCAGAGAACCATTTCATTACCCTCGATTCGGCGCAGTTCAGGCCCGTACTCAAGACCCTTCTGGCCCTCTATAAAGGGGAACGTGTCGAGCGCCTGGAGATCAGTTCGTGTGATCTCCACCTTCTGCCAAAAGGGCCGTCCGTCAAACTCGGCGGCAGTGCCAAAGAACGGGTGAAAAGGGTCAGAAAAGAGCTCGAAAGCTTTGACGGCATCGAAAAACTGGAGCACGCCAGTGGGCTGCAGGCGACGCTGCGTGGCTACCAGCAGGAGGGGCTCAACTGGCTCGGCTTCCTGGAGCGTTTCGGATTCGGCGGCATCCTTGCCGACGATATGGGGCTTGGCAAGACGCTGCAGACACTTGCTTTCCTGCAGCGGCTCAAAGAGCAGGGAAGACTCGACCTTCCGGTCTTGATCGTCGCGCCGACCTCGCTGCTGGGCAACTGGAAGAACGAGGCGAAGAAGTTCACACCCGACCTGCGTGTGGAGCTCCACCACGGTCTCAAGCGAAACAAAAATATCCACCTCGACTGTCAAAGCGACATCGTCATCACTACCTATGCGCTGCTGAGCCGCGATTTGGCCCTTTTCGAGCAGATGCGGTTTGGCTACTTCATCCTCGATGAGGCGCAGAACGTCAAGAACCTCAAATCCAAGGTCCACAGCGCCGCCAGGAAGATAACGGCGAAGAACTTGCTCGCGCTGACGGGGACCCCGATGGAGAACCACCTCGGCGAACTCTGGTCGATCTTCGACGTGGTGATGCCGGGCTTCCTCGGCGACTACAGCACTTTCAAACAGTTCTACCAGACACCCATCGAGCAGGAACACTCTCTTGAGCGCCAGGAGATACTGCGCGACAAGACCGCCCCTTTCATGCTGCGTCGTACCAAGGAGAAGGTGGCAACAGAGCTGCCGCCCAAAACCGTCATGACGCGCTCCGTCACCTTCGAAGGGCCGCAGGCGAAGCTCTATGAGGGGATACGCATTGCGATGGAGAAGAAGGTCAGAGAGGTGATCGCCGAACAGGGGCTGGGAAGAAGCCACATCACGATCCTCGATGCGCTCTTGAAACTGCGGCAGGTCTGCTGCGATCCGCGTCTGGTGCCGCTGGAGGAGGCGAAGAAGGTTCATGCGTCCGCCAAGCTGGAGATGCTGCTTGAACTGGTCGAGGAGCTCTTGGAAGAGGGGCGACGTATCCTCATCTTCTCGCAGTTCACCTCGATGCTCTCCATCATCGAAGAGGCGCTCTTGCAGAGATCGGTCCCCCTCGCCAAACTGACGGGCAGCACGCAGAACCGGGAGAAGGTGATAGAGCATTTCACCGGCGGTGAAGCTGTTGTCTTTCTCATCTCGCTGAAAGCCGGCGGCGTCGGCCTCAACCTCACCGAAGCCGACACCGTCATCCACTACGACCCGTGGTGGAATCCCGCTGCCGAAGAGCAGGCCACCGACCGCGCCTACCGCATTGGGCAGGAGAAACCGGTCTTTGTCTACAAGCTGATCATCGAAGATTCCGTGGAAGAGAAGATCCTTGCCCTGCAGGAGCAGAAGAAGCAACTTGCCAACTCGCTGTTCAGCGAGAAGAAAGAGGGTGTTTCTGCGCTGGATGCCGAGAGTCTATTGGAGCTGTTTAGCTAA
- a CDS encoding TetR/AcrR family transcriptional regulator: protein MKHNDGRERLLDAAFLEVYKNGYHGAATASILKNAGVPKGSMYHFFNSKKGLILAVIKERIFPRMDAFFDFTRYPDETVFQSLERIFTKMGTHEVLIANGCPMHRLLVEMAPLDKEFETVLAKGFEGFVSKLSALLTKAVDDQELAPFNTEAAARFFITSIWGEISLPPSLSSKASFLHHADYLLILLKHYKK from the coding sequence ATGAAACATAATGACGGTCGTGAAAGACTATTGGATGCGGCTTTTCTTGAAGTCTATAAAAATGGTTACCACGGTGCAGCTACGGCATCCATTCTAAAAAATGCCGGCGTTCCAAAAGGGAGTATGTACCACTTTTTCAATTCAAAAAAAGGTCTGATCCTCGCCGTTATCAAAGAGCGTATCTTTCCCCGAATGGATGCGTTTTTTGATTTTACAAGATATCCCGATGAAACCGTTTTTCAGAGCCTTGAACGCATCTTTACCAAAATGGGCACGCATGAAGTTCTGATTGCCAACGGATGCCCCATGCACCGTTTGCTGGTGGAGATGGCCCCTTTGGACAAAGAGTTTGAAACAGTGCTTGCAAAAGGCTTTGAAGGCTTTGTCTCCAAACTGTCGGCTCTGTTGACAAAAGCCGTCGATGACCAGGAGTTGGCTCCGTTCAACACTGAAGCTGCCGCACGGTTTTTCATTACATCCATATGGGGAGAGATCTCATTGCCCCCATCTTTATCATCCAAAGCGTCTTTTTTACATCACGCCGATTACTTATTGATACTGCTGAAGCATTATAAAAAATAA